A region of Dioscorea cayenensis subsp. rotundata cultivar TDr96_F1 chromosome 5, TDr96_F1_v2_PseudoChromosome.rev07_lg8_w22 25.fasta, whole genome shotgun sequence DNA encodes the following proteins:
- the LOC120261667 gene encoding bromodomain-containing protein DDB_G0270170-like, whose translation MARHRNIHWVEETMVNTWIAIAIANTILWLRSLQQQTPSEQPPSPLQQTSSEQPPSPLQQTPLQQSPPSIITTTTTTGTGTITTTTTTTSGTTTIITTTCTIGHPLFQHHIDELIQADQFENLDF comes from the exons ATGGCACGGCATAGAAATATCCATTGGGTAG AAGAAACCATGGTAAACACATGGATCGCTATTGCTATCGCCAACACTATTCTTTGGTTGAGAAGCCTACAACAACAAACACCATCAGAACAACCACCATCTCCGCTGCAACAAACATCATCGGAACAACCACCATCGCCTCTCCAACAAACACCATTGCAACAATCACCACCTTCGattataacaacaacaacaacaactggAACAGGTaccataacaacaacaacaactacaacTAGCGGAACAACCACCATAATAACAACGACATGCACAATCGGCCACCCTCTCTTTCAACATCATATTGATGAACTCATCCAGGCAGATCAGTTCGAGAACTTAGACTTTTAA
- the LOC120260006 gene encoding DNA mismatch repair protein MLH1-like isoform X1 — MEDSSSSRFLLTAIASGLVECAELKRAIEIVYSATLPKASKPFIYVSINLSPEDVDIHIHPAKGEVSLVSLLNQDGIADRSQNTIESKLMSANTTRTFLSQEIDIYFMNVLNVS, encoded by the exons ATGGAGGACTCCAGCTCATCCAGGTTTCTGTTAACGGCCATAGCATCCGG GTTGGTTGAATGTGCAGAATTGAAGAGAGCTATAGAAATTGTGTATTCTGCAACTTTGCCAAAAGCTTCTAAACCATTCATTTATGTGTCTATTAACTTATCACCTGAAGATgtagatatacatatacatcCAGCAAAGGGAGAGGTATCCTTG GTAAGCCTTTTGAATCAGGATGGTATTGCTGACAGGAGCCAGAACACAATAGAGTCCAAGTTGATGAGTGCTAACACTACAAGGACATTTCTATCTCAG GAGATAGACATCTACTTTATGAATGTACTGAATGTGAGCTAA
- the LOC120260006 gene encoding DNA mismatch repair protein MLH1-like isoform X2 has translation MEDSSSSRFLLTAIASGLVECAELKRAIEIVYSATLPKASKPFIYVSINLSPEDVDIHIHPAKGEVSLLNQDGIADRSQNTIESKLMSANTTRTFLSQEIDIYFMNVLNVS, from the exons ATGGAGGACTCCAGCTCATCCAGGTTTCTGTTAACGGCCATAGCATCCGG GTTGGTTGAATGTGCAGAATTGAAGAGAGCTATAGAAATTGTGTATTCTGCAACTTTGCCAAAAGCTTCTAAACCATTCATTTATGTGTCTATTAACTTATCACCTGAAGATgtagatatacatatacatcCAGCAAAGGGAGAG GTAAGCCTTTTGAATCAGGATGGTATTGCTGACAGGAGCCAGAACACAATAGAGTCCAAGTTGATGAGTGCTAACACTACAAGGACATTTCTATCTCAG GAGATAGACATCTACTTTATGAATGTACTGAATGTGAGCTAA
- the LOC120262015 gene encoding extracellular ribonuclease LE-like, whose amino-acid sequence MALKNKSNKAQPDPTGVTIRRHASSSHPKPSSALKPSIKQIMAARSKTLSLLALFIGILCLYFPVTTTAAVAKSGAAVDLLYLTLVWPGTFCYSGQCCMPTTGEPANDFLIEDLKTLDQTGQIVQDCNSTCRFSVNKDPMPSLIP is encoded by the exons ATGGCGttgaaaaacaaaagcaacaaagcaCAACCAGACCCCACCGGAGTCACTATAAGAAGGCATGCATCTTCATCTCATCCAAAGCCATCCTCTGCACTTAAACcttcaatcaaacaaataatggCAGCAAGATCAAAAACTCTCTCTCTGCTTGCATTATTCATTGGCATTCTCTGCCTATATTTCCCGGTGACAACAACAGCGGCAGTGGCAAAGTCAGGTGCAGCCGTCGATCTCCTCTACTTGACTCTCGTG TGGCCGGGGACATTCTGTTACTCAGGACAATGCTGCATGCCAACAACAGGGGAACCAGCTAACGATTTCTTGATTGAAGACCTGAAGACATTGGACCAAACTGGGCAGATCGTCCAGGACTGCAACTCAACATGCAGATTCTCTGTTAACAAGGACCCG ATGCCGTCTTTAATCCCCTGA
- the LOC120262016 gene encoding uncharacterized protein LOC120262016 — translation MESEEGFSEDIANPMKRRYSRSELESLRFAGVDYQRRLWDEVYQRLGSVVAGEFDCLRHPKQQPQRKPKKKEPPITFSEVLTENFGLGLDELDETDDLANNYLAGNSSGIDVEETLEDDDDSSDSESDSIQRPAFYVEGEPDFESGSPQDGMEYLRRVRWEANQIPKVKVAKLKPNKISNEQTNYMPNIPEIAKCPPNLLPSKQWEEAFLSEFLEIRKAFSGLENPCNQLFNSEISQNSCKKFEGKQWPEGTPTVSAILCMDVVSRAATLQKIISMLETARSLSKNDCQWLFALCVSVDNPLHAETSASLRCLLRKCMSLLAEKSEFDDEVVMLNMLATIAGKYFGQSGK, via the exons ATGGAATCGGAAGAGGGTTTTTCAGAGGACATAGCGAATCCGATGAAGAGGAGGTACTCACGGTCGGAGCTGGAGTCTTTGAGGTTCGCCGGCGTCGATTACCAGCGCCGGTTGTGGGACGAGGTTTACCAACGTCTCGGATCAGTTGTCGCGGGCGAGTTTGATTGTCTCCGGCACCCAAAACAGCAGCCTCAGAGGAAGCCGAAGAAGAAGGAGCCTCCTATCACCTTCT CTGAAGTTCTCACTGAAAACTTTGGCCTTGGTCTGGATGAATTGGATGAGACTGATGATCTTGCTAATAACTATTTGGCTGGTAACTCAAGCGGCATTGATGTGGAAGAGAcgcttgaagatgatgatgacagCAGTGATAGTGAATCTGATAGCATTCAGAGACCTGCCTTCTATGTTGAAGGAGAACCTGATTTTGAGTCAGGTTCTCCACAAGATGGTATGGAGTATCTTAGACGTGTTAG GTGGGAAGCTAATCAAATTCCAAAGGTGAAGGTGGCTAAGCTTAAACCAAACAAGATTAGCAATGAACAGACAAATTACATGCCCAACATCCCTGAAATTGCAAAGTGTCCACCAAACTTACTGCCTTCAAAACAATGGGAGGAGGCTTTTCTCTCTGAATTTTTAGAGATTAGGAAG GCATTTTCAGGTCTAGAAAATCCTTGCAATCAACTTTTCAATTCAGAAATTTCTCAGAATTCTTGCAAGAAATTCGAGGGCAAACAATGGCCGGAGGGTACTCCTACAGTAAGTGCGATTCTGTGCATGGATGTTGTTTCTCGAGCTGCGACACTACAAAAGATCATAAGTATGCTTGAGACTGCAAGGTCTCTTTCAAAGAATGACTGTCAATGGTTGTTTGCACTGTGTGTGTCAGTGGATAATCCACTCCATGCAGAGACTAGTGCTTCTCTCAGATGTTTGCTCCGGAAGTGCATGAGCCTCCTGGCCGAAAAGTCAGAATTTGATGACGAGGTGGTGATGTTGAACATGCTGGCTACTATTGCAGGAAAATACTTTGGTCAGTCTGGGAAATAA